One region of Flavobacterium sp. KACC 22763 genomic DNA includes:
- a CDS encoding T9SS sorting signal type C domain-containing protein → MPNSNLLAQQGKVDHLFNTLDDGQNGDGFDGVVRTLLLQNNGSLIVGGDYLSLNGSPVSYLTRLNSNGSIDESFNTGTGFNGKIYASYLQPDGKIILGGNFTMYNGISAGRLIRLNSDGSYDATFNTTIGATTGIVYDIATQSDGKIIIVGSFTKYANSTVNRVVRLFPNGTLDSSFLTGSGSALNITHAKITDDEKIILTGNFITFNGIPANRIVRLNSNGSFDSTFNSGTGFNDDINAIVLQPDGKIVLGGNFTAFNDIASNRLIRLNADGTKDESFQTGFGFSKEGVQTLKMDPYGNLMVGGSFTGFYNNSEVNRLVFLNPDGTLKSDFDIGSGPASASVLSLEFDEEGSWFVGGSFSVFNGQNQGRLAKISSDGEHDIGYLSSGIGFDNSVLSILPLPNQKTIVAGNFSKFNGVSVSKITCLLGDGSTDASFNAGKSGANSVVKTTALQSDGKVIIGGNFTRYNDVLNNRLVRIFSNGEIDNSFNNGDGFNAQVYALAIQSDQKIIVAGAFTKYNGSNVNTSRIVRLLPDGSKDNSFNIGLGADGTIETILIQPDGKILLGGHFKTFNEQSFSGLVRLNSDGSIDSSFNIRSGFDKYVYALALQSDQKIIVGGSFLIFDGNPQKRIVRLNSDGSLDSTFESGTGFSKGDVRSILVQPDDRILVGGSFSGTYKNSVSSRLIRLLSTGAIDNSFTSPLNNTLFDMKFTDEYKLLIGGNFNSVSGISKHRIARLKLCVNTTVWNGISWSNGPPSAGKDVFFKENFPQLTTTAVCGCHIDQGKIVTLLEKNALSIEFGYTGFGTLVLEDSASLYQSDDEIVNTGIIHLIRKTKPVIRYDMTYWSSPVDRQTMVDFSPNTLADKYYWHDPTSRWIVNYNGTMTMIPGQGYCIRAPQNYSITEREVFEGTFKGIPNNGKIEAEFKVADGYYLIGNPYPSAINADLFIKSNASKIYGALYFWTHSTPPSNGKYSADDCVVYNLLGGVGISSSLNSENYTTTPDGTIASGQGFFIQSKEEGFIQFNNSMRIKAHNSSFFRPSNSSQAEKENDRLRFWLNLHNGKNALKQILLGYAKEASNALDYYDALSFGSSQEIDFYSILEDKKLVIQGKAMPWIESDSFNLGYKTTAKTTLKLEIDNQDPLFNEIDIFLVDQTLNKIHNLSEGAYQFDSEVGTFNNRFSIVYSNKTLGETTFKEDSQTTLIYVKNQIINIESFKENIKKVGIFDISGNELYKKDKLETRKVSVQNLFSPHQVLLVKVIFENGKSTSKKVIF, encoded by the coding sequence TTGCCAAATTCAAACCTTCTAGCACAGCAAGGGAAAGTTGATCATTTGTTTAATACACTTGATGACGGGCAAAACGGCGATGGTTTTGATGGGGTTGTACGAACTCTCCTTTTACAAAATAATGGCAGCTTGATTGTTGGTGGCGATTATCTCAGCCTAAACGGATCTCCAGTTTCTTATCTTACTCGTTTAAATTCCAATGGTTCCATTGATGAGAGTTTTAATACAGGCACTGGTTTTAATGGAAAAATTTACGCATCGTATTTACAGCCAGATGGAAAAATTATTTTGGGTGGAAATTTTACGATGTACAACGGAATTAGTGCAGGAAGACTGATTCGCTTAAACTCTGACGGATCTTATGATGCTACTTTTAATACTACGATAGGGGCAACAACTGGAATTGTTTATGATATTGCAACGCAGTCAGATGGAAAAATAATAATTGTTGGAAGTTTTACAAAATATGCAAATTCTACCGTAAATCGAGTGGTGCGTTTGTTTCCAAACGGAACGCTCGATTCTTCTTTTTTGACGGGCTCTGGTTCGGCATTAAATATAACTCATGCGAAAATAACTGATGATGAAAAAATAATTCTTACTGGAAATTTTATCACATTTAATGGAATTCCTGCAAATAGAATTGTGCGTCTAAATAGTAACGGAAGTTTCGACTCGACTTTTAATAGCGGTACCGGCTTCAATGATGATATTAATGCGATTGTATTGCAACCAGATGGAAAAATTGTATTAGGAGGAAATTTTACTGCCTTTAATGATATTGCATCCAATCGTCTTATTCGTTTGAATGCTGACGGAACGAAAGATGAAAGTTTTCAAACAGGATTTGGTTTTAGTAAGGAAGGTGTGCAAACGCTCAAAATGGATCCATACGGAAATTTAATGGTGGGCGGATCTTTTACAGGGTTTTATAATAATAGTGAAGTTAATAGATTAGTTTTTCTTAATCCAGATGGAACCCTAAAATCAGATTTTGATATTGGTTCAGGGCCTGCTTCTGCATCTGTCTTAAGTTTAGAATTTGATGAAGAAGGTTCTTGGTTTGTTGGCGGTTCTTTTTCTGTTTTTAATGGACAAAATCAAGGAAGATTAGCTAAAATTAGCAGTGATGGGGAACATGATATTGGGTATTTGTCTTCGGGTATTGGTTTTGATAATTCTGTTTTGAGTATTTTGCCTCTTCCAAATCAGAAAACAATTGTTGCGGGTAATTTCAGTAAATTTAATGGAGTATCGGTTTCAAAAATAACTTGTCTTTTAGGAGATGGTTCTACTGATGCTTCTTTTAATGCAGGAAAATCTGGAGCAAATAGTGTGGTGAAAACAACAGCATTGCAGTCAGATGGAAAAGTAATTATTGGAGGAAACTTTACAAGATATAATGATGTACTCAATAATAGGCTAGTTAGGATTTTTTCAAATGGAGAAATAGATAATTCTTTTAATAATGGAGATGGTTTTAATGCTCAAGTTTATGCACTGGCCATTCAGTCTGATCAAAAAATAATTGTTGCGGGCGCTTTCACAAAATATAATGGATCAAATGTAAATACTAGTAGGATTGTTAGACTTCTGCCAGATGGATCAAAAGACAACAGCTTCAATATTGGTTTGGGCGCAGATGGTACTATTGAAACGATACTTATACAACCTGATGGGAAAATTCTTCTTGGAGGACATTTTAAAACATTTAATGAACAGTCTTTTTCAGGCTTGGTTCGTTTAAATTCTGATGGAAGTATTGATTCTAGTTTTAATATTCGAAGTGGTTTTGATAAATATGTCTACGCATTGGCACTTCAGTCGGATCAAAAGATTATTGTTGGAGGTTCATTTTTAATTTTTGATGGAAATCCTCAGAAAAGAATAGTTAGACTGAACAGTGATGGAAGTCTTGACTCAACATTTGAGTCAGGAACAGGTTTTAGTAAAGGAGATGTTCGCTCTATTTTAGTGCAGCCTGATGATCGAATTTTGGTCGGAGGTTCTTTCTCAGGAACATATAAAAATAGCGTTTCTTCCAGACTTATTAGATTATTGTCTACAGGAGCTATTGATAATTCCTTTACCTCGCCTCTAAATAATACACTCTTTGACATGAAATTTACTGACGAATATAAATTACTCATTGGAGGTAATTTTAATTCGGTTTCAGGTATTTCAAAGCATAGAATTGCGCGTTTAAAACTTTGTGTAAACACTACGGTTTGGAATGGAATCTCTTGGTCAAATGGTCCGCCTTCAGCAGGAAAAGATGTGTTTTTTAAAGAAAATTTTCCACAATTAACTACTACTGCTGTTTGTGGCTGCCATATTGATCAGGGCAAAATTGTAACCTTGCTAGAGAAAAATGCCCTTTCGATAGAGTTTGGATATACAGGATTTGGAACTTTGGTCTTAGAAGACTCAGCAAGTTTATATCAGTCAGATGATGAGATAGTAAATACTGGGATTATTCATTTAATAAGAAAAACAAAACCAGTAATTCGTTACGATATGACATATTGGTCTTCACCTGTTGATAGACAGACAATGGTAGATTTTTCGCCTAATACTCTTGCAGATAAATACTATTGGCATGACCCAACTTCTCGTTGGATCGTAAATTATAACGGGACAATGACCATGATTCCGGGGCAAGGTTACTGTATTAGGGCGCCACAAAATTATTCTATTACAGAACGGGAAGTGTTTGAAGGAACTTTTAAAGGGATTCCGAATAATGGTAAAATAGAAGCGGAATTTAAAGTTGCGGATGGTTATTATCTGATAGGAAATCCGTATCCTTCTGCGATAAATGCAGATCTTTTTATAAAATCAAATGCCTCAAAAATATATGGAGCTCTTTATTTTTGGACACATAGCACGCCGCCTTCTAATGGCAAATATTCAGCAGATGATTGTGTTGTATATAATCTTTTAGGGGGCGTTGGAATAAGCTCTTCTTTAAATTCGGAAAACTATACTACAACACCAGATGGCACAATAGCTTCTGGGCAAGGCTTTTTTATACAAAGCAAAGAAGAAGGCTTTATTCAATTTAACAATAGTATGAGAATTAAAGCTCACAACAGTTCCTTTTTTAGACCAAGTAATAGCTCTCAAGCTGAAAAAGAAAATGATAGACTTCGATTTTGGCTGAATCTTCATAATGGGAAAAATGCCTTGAAGCAAATTTTATTGGGTTACGCTAAAGAAGCTTCAAACGCATTAGATTATTATGATGCTTTATCTTTCGGTTCAAGTCAAGAGATTGATTTTTATAGTATTTTGGAAGATAAAAAACTAGTAATTCAAGGAAAAGCAATGCCTTGGATAGAAAGTGATTCTTTTAATTTAGGATATAAAACGACTGCTAAAACTACTTTGAAATTAGAGATAGATAATCAGGATCCATTGTTTAATGAAATTGATATTTTTTTAGTGGATCAAACTTTAAATAAAATTCATAATCTTTCGGAAGGAGCATATCAATTTGATTCTGAAGTAGGAACTTTTAATAATCGTTTTTCAATAGTTTATTCTAATAAAACTTTAGGGGAAACAACTTTTAAGGAAGATTCTCAAACTACTCTGATATATGTCAAAAATCAAATTATAAATATTGAGTCATTTAAGGAAAACATTAAAAAGGTGGGAATATTTGATATTTCTGGAAATGAATTGTACAAAAAAGATAAACTTGAAACTAGAAAAGTTAGCGTTCAAAATTTGTTTTCTCCGCATCAGGTTTTATTAGTGAAAGTCATTTTTGAGAATGGCAAATCAACTTCAAAAAAGGTGATTTTTTAA
- a CDS encoding glycine-rich domain-containing protein → MMRKLLYSFLFFIFLHSAGFGQTSTTITLNAGQTSFTVPCSVTSITVECWGAGGAGGGTTANNAGGGGGGAGGAYAKSTFSVSPNQVFNCSIAAATAGSTNPSRGASGDDTWFSSATVLIAKGGQGGLNPNGGTVLGGVGTAVGSMGDSTSQGANGNVGNTSQGGAGGNGGGTGGGTGGASRSNAGNGGDGNSGNAPGGGGGGSYVGNNSNRAGGSGGAGQIKITYNIPATIVPTNSVGGPYTFCTGSTTTYTTGNVIAGQYALVNVIKGFKYTFSVQNAFASLDENLTILDAATDANVSPATSASGVSGATITDWIPSVSGQVKVVLSAAGCAANGTVGSRGITVTQTAIGNSQDNQNDYGTNNWVAHVYTAGGKEPITFTSDKYLGYYNVSSESINENFGAGYTCFSFMSGGATRGQVYTQGFAVRHRMKTTKSGCYMITVSGDDGVRLYLNGTNILDRWVEQASTTYTNVVVNLDGDDDLVFDYYENDDANSVTFTMAPFDTNSNTITAPATVDYCGTGTYTPGQIVGSLQYSSGDPNLQNPQLSFQWQSSTDGVAFNNINTAGTSRNYSPPSITANNVVYYRRLVSISGSSGCSYAPSNIVRISASSATPPQPGVITQPANICAGSTTSTFSVAPVARAVFYTWSVTGTGWSVASGGNTASATIAIGSGQGTVSVTATNACGTSPARTTSALNPTTAPSQPGAITQPTNLCAGSTNNAFSISPVSGATSYAWSVTGTGWSVTGGANTASASITIGSGQGTVSVIAINGCGNSIARTTSALNPTTAPFQPGAITPPTNLCAGSTNNTFSIATVSGATSYTWSVTGTGWLVTAGGNTASASITIGSGQGTVSVTATNACGTSIAQTTGTLTPTTVPPQPGAITPPVNLCAGSSNNTFSISPISGATSYAWSVTGTGWSVTGGANTASSTITVGSGQGTVSVTATNACGTSTAQTTGTLTPTTNTITLSSVVGTDSQTICANTAISDIKYTTTGATGATFSGLPNGVTGGWSGNVVTISGTPTTEVGSPFNYTVTLTNGCGNISTTGTIAVKQAPTAPSITKNNDVSCGSFGSITLTGLSGNWTINQTGTTTLARSFSGTSSTLPIQDLIVGTYYFTVTNDLNCTSSSATVTINDISSNTTWNGSGWSNGEPDGSKSVTISSVVPNQPFSAAKPNITACSLNINVPNGATDPNVIIPSEMTLTITNGISSNGKLIFESGSSLLQGANAVNTGSISYKRKVSMRRYDVVYWSSPVNGLSMHDFSPNTLFDKYHYWNSATSKWVLNKNGTRIMEEGQGYSIRAPQYFDLVSPSVFDGTFVGTPNNGDWSVPVEHDKLNLVGNPYPSPINAAKLMLENKDHIGSLYFWTHNQPPQLEQGTNTFKYLSSDFVIYNGTGSVRVSGEIVSGADEFDGFIGAGQAFFTNAPPTATVIKFNNGLREGSSKNTQFYKTDKTSEVEKNRLWLNIANSQGAFKQILIGYIEGATNSNDALYDATTMGSNSYIDFYSINESKNLIVQGRALPFDNTEVIPLGYRSGVDDKGDRNFTISIDHADGFFATQDVYLEDKTTGKIIDLRKENYTFFSAGETNTTRFSLRYTNKTLGTGEFENLENTVLVSVKDKTVNIASSKETIKEVNVYNIGAQLLYTNSKVNASELQIKNLHSTDQVLLVKITLENGHTFTKKAIFSNL, encoded by the coding sequence GTTGGGGAGCTGGAGGAGCTGGAGGGGGAACTACAGCTAATAACGCAGGTGGAGGTGGAGGAGGAGCTGGAGGAGCGTATGCAAAATCTACATTTTCAGTCTCTCCTAATCAAGTTTTTAATTGTAGTATCGCCGCTGCAACAGCTGGTTCAACAAATCCTTCACGAGGGGCATCTGGTGATGATACATGGTTTTCATCTGCTACTGTTTTGATCGCTAAAGGAGGTCAAGGAGGATTAAATCCAAATGGGGGAACTGTTTTAGGTGGTGTAGGTACAGCTGTAGGGAGTATGGGTGATTCTACTAGTCAAGGGGCTAATGGAAATGTTGGGAATACTTCACAAGGAGGTGCAGGTGGAAATGGTGGAGGTACTGGCGGTGGAACAGGTGGAGCGTCGAGAAGCAACGCAGGTAATGGAGGTGATGGAAATTCTGGTAATGCGCCAGGAGGAGGTGGAGGAGGATCCTACGTAGGAAACAATTCAAATAGAGCAGGAGGTTCTGGAGGAGCAGGTCAAATAAAGATAACATATAATATACCAGCTACAATAGTTCCTACTAATTCAGTTGGTGGACCATACACTTTTTGTACAGGAAGTACAACTACTTATACAACAGGAAATGTAATAGCTGGGCAATATGCTTTGGTGAATGTAATAAAAGGCTTTAAATATACTTTTTCAGTACAGAATGCTTTTGCTAGTTTAGATGAAAATCTAACAATACTTGATGCGGCAACAGATGCAAATGTATCACCAGCTACTTCAGCCTCGGGAGTTAGTGGAGCTACTATAACTGATTGGATTCCGTCAGTTTCAGGACAAGTGAAGGTTGTCTTGTCTGCAGCGGGATGTGCAGCAAATGGAACGGTTGGAAGTAGAGGAATCACTGTTACTCAAACAGCAATAGGAAATTCACAAGATAACCAAAATGATTATGGAACAAATAACTGGGTGGCTCATGTCTACACTGCTGGTGGGAAGGAACCGATTACTTTTACAAGTGATAAGTATTTGGGGTATTATAATGTTAGTTCAGAGTCTATAAATGAAAATTTCGGTGCAGGCTATACTTGTTTTTCATTTATGTCAGGAGGAGCAACACGTGGGCAGGTATATACGCAGGGTTTTGCAGTAAGACATAGAATGAAAACAACAAAGAGTGGTTGTTATATGATTACTGTAAGTGGAGATGACGGAGTTCGACTATATTTAAATGGAACAAATATTTTGGATCGATGGGTAGAACAAGCTTCAACAACATATACCAATGTAGTTGTAAATTTAGATGGCGATGACGATTTAGTATTTGATTACTATGAAAATGATGATGCGAATTCAGTTACGTTTACAATGGCACCATTTGATACAAATAGTAATACTATAACAGCTCCAGCAACAGTTGATTATTGTGGAACAGGTACTTATACACCTGGACAAATTGTAGGATCGCTTCAATATAGTTCAGGTGATCCTAATTTGCAAAATCCTCAATTAAGTTTTCAGTGGCAGTCATCAACAGATGGAGTTGCTTTTAATAACATCAATACAGCTGGAACTTCAAGAAATTATTCACCACCATCAATAACAGCAAATAATGTAGTATACTATAGACGATTGGTAAGTATTAGTGGAAGTTCAGGATGTTCGTATGCGCCAAGTAACATTGTTAGGATAAGTGCAAGTTCAGCGACGCCACCACAGCCTGGAGTGATTACCCAGCCTGCTAATATATGTGCTGGATCAACAACTAGTACATTTAGCGTTGCACCAGTTGCAAGGGCAGTTTTTTATACATGGTCAGTGACAGGAACAGGCTGGTCAGTGGCATCAGGTGGAAATACAGCATCAGCAACCATTGCAATTGGAAGCGGTCAAGGAACTGTTTCAGTAACGGCTACAAACGCGTGCGGAACCAGCCCAGCTCGTACTACTTCAGCACTCAATCCGACTACAGCACCATCTCAGCCAGGAGCGATTACCCAGCCGACCAATTTATGCGCAGGATCAACAAATAATGCATTCAGCATTTCACCAGTTTCTGGCGCAACATCATATGCATGGTCAGTAACAGGAACAGGCTGGTCGGTAACAGGTGGAGCCAATACGGCATCGGCAAGCATTACAATTGGAAGTGGACAAGGGACAGTTTCAGTAATAGCTATAAATGGCTGTGGAAACAGTATAGCTCGTACTACTTCAGCACTCAATCCGACTACAGCACCATTTCAGCCAGGAGCGATTACCCCGCCGACTAATTTATGCGCAGGATCGACAAATAATACATTCAGCATTGCAACAGTTTCTGGTGCAACGTCATACACATGGTCAGTAACGGGAACAGGCTGGTTAGTAACAGCGGGAGGTAATACAGCATCAGCAAGTATTACAATTGGAAGCGGTCAAGGAACGGTTTCAGTAACGGCAACAAATGCGTGCGGAACCAGTATAGCCCAAACAACAGGTACGCTTACTCCGACCACAGTTCCGCCACAGCCAGGAGCGATTACTCCTCCAGTCAATTTATGCGCAGGATCATCAAATAACACATTCAGCATTTCACCTATTTCTGGCGCAACATCATATGCATGGTCAGTAACGGGAACAGGCTGGTCAGTAACAGGTGGAGCCAATACAGCATCGTCAACTATTACAGTTGGAAGCGGGCAAGGAACAGTTTCAGTAACCGCAACAAACGCGTGCGGAACCAGCACGGCTCAAACGACAGGTACGCTTACTCCTACTACAAACACAATTACACTCAGTTCAGTAGTAGGAACAGACTCGCAAACTATTTGTGCCAATACTGCAATCTCAGATATTAAATATACTACAACAGGGGCGACAGGAGCAACATTTTCAGGTCTGCCTAACGGAGTTACTGGAGGCTGGTCAGGAAATGTAGTTACAATTAGCGGTACTCCTACAACAGAAGTGGGTAGCCCATTTAATTATACAGTAACTTTAACTAATGGTTGTGGAAATATTTCAACAACAGGTACAATAGCAGTAAAACAAGCACCTACAGCGCCATCAATTACAAAAAACAACGATGTATCTTGCGGAAGTTTTGGAAGCATAACACTAACAGGTTTATCTGGAAATTGGACAATTAATCAGACAGGAACGACTACGTTGGCGAGATCATTTTCTGGAACAAGTTCTACTCTTCCTATTCAAGATTTAATAGTAGGAACGTATTACTTTACAGTTACAAATGATTTAAATTGTACTTCAAGTTCAGCTACTGTTACTATAAACGACATTAGTTCAAACACAACATGGAATGGTTCAGGATGGTCTAATGGTGAACCAGACGGAAGTAAGAGTGTAACGATTTCGTCAGTTGTGCCAAATCAGCCATTTTCCGCTGCTAAACCAAATATAACAGCATGTTCTTTAAATATTAATGTTCCAAATGGCGCAACAGATCCTAACGTAATTATTCCGTCTGAAATGACTTTGACTATTACAAACGGAATATCAAGTAATGGTAAATTGATATTTGAAAGTGGATCAAGTTTATTACAGGGAGCAAACGCTGTTAACACGGGTAGTATTTCTTATAAAAGAAAAGTTAGCATGCGCCGTTATGATGTTGTTTATTGGTCTTCACCAGTAAACGGTTTGTCTATGCATGACTTTTCTCCAAATACTTTGTTTGATAAATACCATTATTGGAATTCTGCTACTTCGAAATGGGTTCTTAACAAGAATGGTACAAGAATTATGGAGGAGGGACAAGGTTATAGTATTAGAGCTCCACAATATTTTGATTTAGTATCTCCTTCGGTATTTGATGGTACATTTGTTGGTACTCCAAACAATGGGGATTGGTCAGTTCCAGTAGAGCATGATAAGTTAAATTTAGTAGGAAATCCATATCCTTCTCCAATAAATGCAGCTAAGTTAATGCTCGAAAATAAAGATCATATAGGATCATTATATTTTTGGACGCATAATCAGCCTCCACAACTTGAACAAGGAACTAATACTTTTAAATACCTAAGTTCAGATTTTGTTATTTATAACGGGACAGGTTCGGTAAGAGTAAGTGGGGAGATTGTTTCAGGTGCAGATGAATTTGATGGATTCATCGGGGCAGGACAAGCCTTTTTTACAAATGCACCTCCAACTGCAACTGTAATTAAATTTAATAATGGCCTTCGTGAGGGAAGCTCAAAGAATACGCAGTTTTATAAAACGGATAAAACTAGTGAAGTTGAAAAAAATCGTCTTTGGTTAAATATTGCCAATTCACAAGGAGCTTTCAAACAGATATTAATTGGTTATATTGAAGGAGCAACAAATAGTAATGATGCACTTTATGATGCAACGACTATGGGAAGCAACTCTTACATCGATTTTTATAGTATTAACGAATCTAAAAACCTGATAGTTCAAGGTCGAGCACTTCCTTTTGATAATACAGAAGTGATTCCTTTAGGATACAGGAGCGGTGTTGATGATAAGGGAGATCGTAACTTTACCATTTCTATTGATCACGCAGATGGGTTTTTTGCTACTCAGGATGTATATCTAGAAGACAAAACGACAGGTAAAATTATAGATTTACGAAAAGAAAATTATACTTTCTTTAGTGCCGGAGAAACAAATACAACTCGTTTTTCACTTCGTTATACAAACAAAACTTTAGGAACAGGTGAATTTGAGAATCTTGAAAATACAGTTTTAGTTTCTGTTAAAGACAAAACGGTAAATATTGCTTCATCTAAAGAAACAATAAAAGAAGTAAATGTTTATAACATTGGAGCGCAGTTATTATACACTAATAGTAAAGTAAATGCCTCAGAATTACAAATTAAAAACTTGCATTCTACAGATCAAGTATTATTGGTAAAAATAACCTTAGAAAATGGTCATACTTTTACTAAGAAAGCTATTTTTTCTAATTTGTAA